A window of Haliscomenobacter hydrossis DSM 1100 contains these coding sequences:
- a CDS encoding UDP-2,3-diacylglucosamine diphosphatase: MKRELDIVILSDAHLGTYGCHAVELLNYLRNIKVGALILNGDFIDMWQFRKSYFPKEHLDIIQRILRMAAKGTQVYYITGNHDDALRRYSNFSSGNIHLRDTLELQIKGKSYWIFHGDIFDLFIKYSPFISKLGGKGYDYLIVFNRWINKLRAFFGLPRLSFSQKIKYSVKEAIKFVDDFEEKAIELAAEKGYDYVVCGHIHRAQIKSLERNGKPITYLNSGDWIESLTALEYKWGEWSIYEYNELDFISTNPKLRVHPAAVNEDDDDEATTGEAISTAAMFEQIVNQAAPKKRVAH; encoded by the coding sequence ATGAAAAGGGAACTCGATATTGTAATACTGTCTGATGCACATCTTGGAACCTACGGTTGCCACGCCGTAGAATTACTCAACTACTTGAGAAACATCAAAGTAGGTGCACTGATCCTCAATGGAGATTTCATTGACATGTGGCAATTCCGCAAAAGTTACTTTCCGAAAGAACACCTCGACATCATCCAGCGCATCCTGCGCATGGCGGCCAAAGGCACTCAGGTCTACTACATCACGGGCAATCACGATGACGCCTTGCGGCGGTATTCCAACTTTTCTTCGGGCAACATCCACCTTCGCGACACGCTGGAGTTACAAATCAAAGGAAAATCTTACTGGATTTTTCATGGAGACATTTTTGATTTGTTCATCAAATATTCTCCTTTCATCTCCAAGTTAGGGGGCAAGGGGTACGATTATTTGATTGTATTCAACCGCTGGATCAATAAACTAAGGGCGTTCTTTGGGCTTCCCCGCTTGTCTTTTTCCCAAAAAATAAAATACAGCGTAAAAGAAGCCATCAAATTTGTCGACGATTTTGAAGAAAAAGCCATCGAATTGGCTGCCGAAAAGGGCTACGATTACGTGGTTTGTGGCCATATTCACCGTGCTCAAATCAAATCGCTAGAGCGCAATGGCAAACCCATCACTTACCTCAATTCCGGAGATTGGATCGAAAGCCTGACTGCCCTGGAGTACAAATGGGGAGAATGGTCAATTTACGAATACAATGAATTGGATTTTATCTCCACGAATCCCAAGTTGAGGGTTCACCCTGCTGCTGTCAATGAAGATGACGACGACGAGGCCACAACGGGTGAAGCAATCAGCACTGCGGCTATGTTTGAACAAATTGTCAACCAGGCTGCGCCAAAAAAACGAGTGGCACACTAA
- a CDS encoding TIGR03364 family FAD-dependent oxidoreductase translates to MLNQADLLVVGAGILGTGHALQALRSGYSVILTEKDNAPQEATVRNFGQAVISGLSRGKWKQYGLDSLALYQEIQTEFDLGIRNNGSYYIASNADELQLIEELYAINVQDNYSCQLLNKAECLQRFATLRSEYCLAALYFPLELSIEPRTMIHRLLVYLQQKYPDTFQYLPNTSICACTSVNGGAMAETTKGKKLKASKIIICSGSEFRLLYPEIFQNSNLVVSKLQMMQTYPLPGIQLPGNILTGLSIRRYESFQQCPSWAKKDDAVYDPKLLDYGIHILFKQALDGSIIIGDSHEYAPASAVDQLGFDVHTEINDLMLNEAQRILNLPDWRIQKYWNGFYAQVKGADMFHLQVDENIQILTGIGGKGMTSGLGLAGHNITQTFA, encoded by the coding sequence ATGCTCAATCAAGCAGACTTATTGGTGGTGGGTGCCGGAATTTTAGGGACAGGTCACGCTTTGCAAGCACTGCGTAGCGGTTATTCCGTAATCCTGACCGAAAAAGACAATGCTCCACAGGAAGCGACCGTGCGGAACTTCGGGCAAGCGGTCATTTCTGGTTTGTCTAGGGGCAAATGGAAACAATACGGGTTGGATAGTTTGGCGCTCTATCAAGAGATTCAAACCGAATTTGACCTGGGCATTCGCAACAATGGCTCCTATTACATTGCCTCCAATGCCGATGAGTTGCAGCTCATTGAGGAATTGTATGCCATCAATGTTCAAGACAATTACAGTTGTCAGTTGTTGAATAAAGCCGAATGTTTGCAACGTTTTGCCACTTTGCGCTCCGAATATTGCCTCGCAGCGCTCTATTTTCCGCTGGAACTGAGCATCGAACCCCGCACGATGATTCATCGTTTGTTGGTCTACCTACAACAAAAATATCCCGACACCTTTCAATATTTGCCCAATACATCCATCTGTGCTTGTACTTCTGTAAACGGAGGCGCTATGGCCGAAACCACCAAAGGAAAAAAGCTGAAGGCAAGTAAAATCATCATTTGTTCGGGTAGCGAATTTCGTTTGCTTTACCCGGAAATTTTCCAGAACAGCAACCTGGTTGTTTCGAAATTGCAAATGATGCAAACTTATCCACTGCCGGGAATACAACTGCCAGGAAACATCCTGACTGGCTTATCCATCCGACGGTACGAGAGTTTTCAACAATGCCCCAGTTGGGCCAAAAAAGATGATGCAGTATATGACCCAAAGCTGCTGGACTACGGCATCCATATCCTGTTCAAACAAGCGCTGGATGGTTCCATCATCATTGGAGATTCCCATGAGTATGCACCGGCATCAGCAGTCGATCAGTTGGGTTTCGATGTGCATACGGAGATCAATGATTTGATGCTGAACGAAGCCCAACGCATCCTCAATTTGCCCGATTGGCGCATCCAGAAATACTGGAATGGCTTTTATGCCCAGGTCAAGGGAGCAGACATGTTTCATCTTCAGGTAGATGAAAACATTCAGATTTTAACCGGAATTGGGGGCAAAGGAATGACCTCCGGGCTGGGTTTAGCCGGACACAACATTACACAAACATTCGCATGA
- a CDS encoding HAD family hydrolase translates to MMKNPIELVVFDMAGTTVRDEHEVEACFRAAAVKTGLEMTDEETLAVQGWAKRFVFETYWARQLGTRDETWLQHVDHSFYTFTEILENHYLTQPVVPTVGTLDVFAFLRERGIKIALTTGFYRKVTDIILERLGWLQGLDEHYLNTGNSVIDCSISSDQVSNGRPAPDMIFKAMAMLNISTAEKVINIGDTPSDIQSGKNARTAYNLAVSNGTHPAELLLPHHPDKLLETTAGLIEFIKLL, encoded by the coding sequence ATGATGAAGAATCCAATTGAATTGGTGGTTTTTGATATGGCAGGCACCACCGTTCGCGACGAACACGAAGTTGAAGCCTGCTTTCGAGCTGCGGCAGTAAAAACCGGCCTTGAAATGACGGATGAAGAAACTTTGGCGGTACAGGGCTGGGCCAAACGTTTTGTGTTCGAAACCTACTGGGCCCGGCAATTGGGTACCCGCGATGAAACCTGGTTGCAACACGTTGACCATTCTTTCTATACGTTTACAGAAATTCTGGAAAATCACTACCTCACTCAGCCAGTTGTACCTACAGTTGGCACTTTAGACGTCTTTGCTTTTTTGCGCGAACGGGGCATAAAAATTGCACTTACTACGGGCTTTTACCGCAAAGTGACGGACATTATTCTCGAGCGTCTAGGGTGGTTGCAAGGCCTGGATGAACATTACCTCAACACTGGAAATTCGGTCATTGATTGTTCCATTTCCAGCGACCAGGTAAGCAATGGAAGGCCTGCTCCGGATATGATTTTTAAAGCGATGGCAATGTTGAACATTTCAACCGCTGAAAAAGTAATCAATATTGGGGACACCCCATCGGATATTCAATCCGGAAAGAACGCTAGGACTGCTTACAATCTTGCGGTAAGCAATGGCACACATCCTGCTGAACTCCTCCTACCTCACCATCCGGATAAGCTACTGGAAACCACAGCTGGACTTATCGAGTTCATTAAATTATTATAA
- a CDS encoding helix-turn-helix domain-containing protein encodes MKPLLEKIDPVFGSSFAIREFTDLDPVHKPFWHFHPEYEIVYISKGKGKRHIGNHISYYEDGDLIFLGPNLPHLGFTEGHFKDQVEIVVQMKEDFLGKDFLKAPELREVHHLFERSRKGIIFHGQTREWAGAQLRAMAHMEPFDRLMELIKVLRVLGQTDEYRSLNADGFAFEVQAQHLERIQEVYEYVEANFQQEVTLDEVSRRVNMTVPAFCRYFKRLTGKTFTHFVNEVRVAQACQLLSDEHLSIAAVSYDSGFNNLSHFNKQFRLVVGTSPRAFRQNLRKIVE; translated from the coding sequence ATGAAACCACTGTTAGAAAAAATTGATCCAGTATTCGGAAGTTCCTTCGCCATCCGAGAATTTACGGACCTGGATCCTGTACACAAGCCCTTTTGGCACTTTCACCCGGAATACGAAATTGTGTACATCTCGAAAGGCAAAGGTAAACGCCACATTGGCAATCATATCTCCTATTACGAAGACGGCGACCTGATTTTTTTGGGACCTAATTTGCCCCACCTGGGTTTTACCGAGGGGCACTTCAAGGACCAGGTTGAAATCGTGGTACAAATGAAAGAAGACTTTTTGGGTAAAGATTTTTTGAAGGCGCCGGAGCTCCGTGAAGTTCACCACCTGTTTGAACGCTCGCGCAAGGGCATCATCTTCCATGGGCAAACCCGTGAATGGGCTGGAGCACAATTGCGCGCTATGGCGCACATGGAGCCTTTTGACCGCCTGATGGAATTGATCAAGGTATTGCGTGTATTGGGCCAAACCGATGAATACCGCTCGCTGAACGCCGATGGTTTTGCTTTTGAAGTGCAAGCCCAGCACCTGGAAAGAATCCAGGAAGTCTACGAATACGTCGAAGCGAATTTTCAACAGGAAGTGACTTTAGACGAGGTCTCCCGTCGAGTAAATATGACCGTTCCGGCTTTTTGCCGCTATTTCAAGCGGCTGACCGGCAAAACTTTTACCCATTTTGTGAACGAGGTTCGGGTGGCTCAAGCTTGCCAGCTCCTCTCCGACGAACACCTTAGCATCGCCGCCGTAAGTTACGACAGTGGATTCAACAACCTGTCGCACTTCAACAAACAATTCCGCCTGGTGGTGGGGACGAGCCCGCGGGCTTTTCGCCAAAACTTGCGGAAAATTGTAGAATAG